Proteins encoded within one genomic window of Cydia pomonella isolate Wapato2018A chromosome 12, ilCydPomo1, whole genome shotgun sequence:
- the LOC133523685 gene encoding uncharacterized protein LOC133523685, which translates to MEPTKKHLTKLHTTEMRMLRWPAGVTRLDKIRNEYIRGSFKIAPIVEKVQEKRLRWYGHILRRPEDHMMRAALDIPSTKHGRGKPSATWLTTVQKDLKQANMNPDIAQNLPEWRKRTRRADPR; encoded by the coding sequence ATGGAACCTACCAAGAAACATCTCACAAAGCTGCACACCACTGAGATGCGCATGTTACGCTGGCCAGCGGGCGTCACCAGGCTCGACAAAATCAGGAACGAATATATCAGAGGTAGCTTCAAAATCGCCCCCATAGTTGAAAAAGTCCAAGAAAAACGTTTGCGCTGGTATGGACACATCCTCAGGCGCCCTGAAGACCACATGATGCGAGCAGCCCTAGACATACCATCAACGAAGCATGGGCGCGGAAAGCCCTCCGCCACTTGGCTAACGACGGTCCAAAAAGACCTGAAACAAGCAAATATGAACCCAGATATCGCCCAAAATCTCCCAGAATGGAGAAAACGgacaaggagagccgaccccagatGA